Within Candidatus Acidiferrales bacterium, the genomic segment GGCACTTTGTCCTTGGAGCCGATCTCGGCGAGCATCTCCAGAACTTCCTGGTTGGCGCCGCCGTGCAGCGGCCCGTAGAGAGCGGCGATGGCGCCGGCACACGCCGAATAGGGGTCAGTGTGCGAGCTTCCCACGCTGCGCATGGCGTTGGCGCTGCAATTCTGCTCGTGGTCGGCATGAAGGATGAAAAGGATCTCAAGCGCCCGCGTCAGCACCGGATTGGGCTTGTACCTGGGCTCGCTCATCCGCCACAGCATGCTCAGGAAGTTTTCGCAATAGCTCAGATCATTGTCCGGATAGATATAAGGCTGCCCGCGGCTGTGGCGATAGGCAAAGGCGGCCAGGGTGGGCATCTTGGCAATGAGGCGGTAGGTTTGCTTGAGGCGGTTCGAGGCATCCCGGATGTTCCGGGCATCAGGATAGAAGGTGGAAAGCGCGCCGACCGTGCTCACCAACATGCCCATCGGGTGAGCGTCGTGGTGAAATCCGTCCATGAATCTCTTGATGTTTTCGTGGACATAGGTGTGCTGGGTGATGTTGTGCACCCAATCGTCGAGCTGGCTCCTGGTCGGCAGCTCGCCGAAAAGAACCAGGTAGGCGGCTTCAAGGTAGGTGCACTTCTCCGCCAGTTGTTCGATGGGGTAGCCGCGGTAGCGCAGGATACCCTTGTCGCCGTCGATGAAGGTGACTTTGCTCTGGCAGGAGGCCGTGTTCATAAAAGCCGGGTCGTAGCTCATCAGCCCGAAATCATCGTCAGAAACTTTGATCTGACGCAGGTCGATCGCTTTGATGGTGCCACGAGCCACCGAGATTTCGTAGGTCTTGCCGGTACGGTTGTCCGTGATGGTGAGACTATCCTTGCCCATGGGAACTCTCCTTTATGAAAGCCGTGGCATTGGGGCGCTCCCGAAGTCTCGGGACGAAGCGGGCTGCGGAAGGGAATGCTGCTTGCCTGCTTTCTATCGAAGCTGCAATCGAACATTCTTCAGAACCAAGGCGGGCGACGGCGCGTTCTCAATCCGAGCGAACCTCCGGAGCAACCGAACGCGCGATGCGAAAAGATGATCCCGCGGCGCTCGACCGCCGGGCGGCGGGGCAGCAACTCTATTTTTACGGCATTTTGCCCCTGGCTTCAAGCAAAAAGCGGCGAGTGTCCCGATTCCTCTGGAAAAGCAAGCAGCCTATTCCCTCCCGAGAGTCCATCGAATTCTTCTGCATGGATTCTTAGAAGACGAAAATAGAGAATCGAAAATCGGAGGCGCGAACAGGAGTCACTGGCCCGCTTGGATCGGCCCTGGCCTTGACCTGTTGGGACTGACATCCCCGGCGATACGGAACGGACGCGGGTGCCGCCACCGGGGAGCCGCTTTGAGCTTTCACAACCTGGGCGGCGGGGCTTCCATCCCCACACAGCGCTCTTGGGTCCGGGGTCACCCGCGTCCATCTCTATGCTACACCGCTTTCAGCCCCGTCAGCCAGAGCCTTGACCATTTCACCCGCCGGCGGCGGGATCAACGCACCTCAAAGGTGAATGTAGCGAAGACACTTTCCCAATCCGCTTCCCCGTCCGAGGCGGCTGGCCCCGATTGTTCCGGGGCAGGCCCTGTTTCCATGCGGAACGGGGCAGGCACCATGTGGAGCACGCGCACAAACCACGCCCCGGAGCGGTCGAGAAGAAATTCGGCTTCGCCACGAGCGTCGGAGCTTTGCGACAGGGCGTAGTGATGTCCGGTGCGGCCTGCGTAACTCGAATGAACGGTGGCGCCGGCCAACGGCTCGCCTTCGAATAATACTTGAACTCTCAGGCGATCA encodes:
- a CDS encoding citrate synthase, whose product is MGKDSLTITDNRTGKTYEISVARGTIKAIDLRQIKVSDDDFGLMSYDPAFMNTASCQSKVTFIDGDKGILRYRGYPIEQLAEKCTYLEAAYLVLFGELPTRSQLDDWVHNITQHTYVHENIKRFMDGFHHDAHPMGMLVSTVGALSTFYPDARNIRDASNRLKQTYRLIAKMPTLAAFAYRHSRGQPYIYPDNDLSYCENFLSMLWRMSEPRYKPNPVLTRALEILFILHADHEQNCSANAMRSVGSSHTDPYSACAGAIAALYGPLHGGANQEVLEMLAEIGSKDKVPEFIKKVKAGERLLMGFGHRIYKNYDPRAKIIKETADKVFEVTGRNPLLDIALELERIALEDEYFVKRRLYPNVDFYSGIIYQAMGFPVEMFTVLFAIPRTSGWIAQWQEMLLDPEQKIARPRQVFVGYDKRDFVPIALRGPEPKMRAAT